One genomic segment of Nocardioides cavernaquae includes these proteins:
- the dusB gene encoding tRNA dihydrouridine synthase DusB, whose product MSVLPAALQLGSLRVETPVVLAPMAGITNAAYRRLCAEQGAGLYVCEMITSRGLVEGDTMTRSMLVFDELETVRSVQLYGTDPVYVGKAAEILCAEYGVAHIDLNFGCPVPKVTRKGGGGALPWKRNLLGEILEHAVRAASAYDVPVTMKTRKGIDADHLTYLDAGRIAEESGCAAIALHGRTVEQAYSGQADWSAIAELKASVGIPVLGNGDIWEAADAIRMVEETGVDGVVIGRGCLGRPWLFRDLAAAFAGDEVATLPNLGEVASVLRRHAELLCQHMGEERGCKEIRKHIAWYLKGFPAGGELRRAMALVDSLATLDVLLAELDPTSPFPVLELGTPRGRQGAPRKRVVLPEGWLDDTDGSGCVIAEDSHDTSGG is encoded by the coding sequence ATGTCCGTCCTCCCCGCCGCGCTGCAGCTCGGCTCACTCCGCGTCGAGACCCCTGTGGTCCTCGCGCCGATGGCGGGCATCACCAACGCGGCGTACCGGCGGCTCTGTGCTGAGCAGGGAGCCGGTCTCTACGTCTGCGAGATGATCACCTCGCGCGGCCTGGTCGAGGGCGACACCATGACCAGGTCGATGCTGGTCTTCGACGAGCTGGAGACCGTGCGGAGCGTGCAGCTCTACGGCACGGACCCGGTCTACGTCGGCAAGGCCGCGGAGATCCTCTGCGCGGAGTACGGCGTCGCGCACATCGACCTCAACTTCGGCTGCCCGGTGCCCAAGGTGACCCGCAAGGGCGGCGGTGGCGCCCTGCCGTGGAAGCGCAACCTGCTGGGGGAGATCCTCGAGCACGCGGTCCGCGCCGCGTCGGCGTACGACGTGCCCGTGACGATGAAGACCCGCAAGGGCATCGACGCGGACCACCTGACCTACCTGGACGCGGGTCGCATCGCGGAGGAGTCCGGCTGCGCCGCGATCGCGCTGCACGGACGCACCGTCGAGCAGGCCTACTCCGGCCAGGCCGACTGGAGTGCGATCGCCGAGCTGAAGGCGAGCGTCGGCATTCCAGTCCTCGGCAACGGTGACATCTGGGAGGCGGCCGACGCCATCCGCATGGTCGAGGAGACCGGCGTCGACGGTGTCGTGATCGGACGCGGCTGCCTCGGGCGTCCCTGGCTCTTCCGCGACCTCGCGGCGGCGTTTGCCGGCGATGAGGTGGCGACGCTGCCGAACCTCGGCGAGGTCGCCTCGGTCCTGCGTCGGCACGCCGAGCTGCTCTGTCAGCACATGGGGGAGGAGCGCGGTTGCAAGGAGATCCGCAAGCACATCGCGTGGTACCTCAAGGGCTTCCCGGCCGGTGGCGAGCTGCGCCGCGCGATGGCCCTCGTGGACAGCCTGGCAACCCTGGACGTGCTTCTCGCCGAGCTCGATCCGACGTCTCCGTTCCCGGTGCTCGAGCTCGGCACTCCGCGAGGTCGTCAGGGTGCCCCGCGCAAGCGGGTCGTGCTCCCGGAGGGGTGGCTCGACGACACCGATGGCAGTGGCTGCGTGATCGCCGAGGACTCCCACGACACCTCGGGTGGGTGA
- a CDS encoding glycine--tRNA ligase has translation MAKAPASTVDNVVSLAKRRGFVYPCGEIYGGTRSAWDYGPLGVELKDNIKRQWWKAMVQGREDVVGLDSSVILPRQTWEASGHVETFSDPLTECQSCHKRYRADHLQEAAFEKDGSKKGWASPDDVPLTEIVCVNCGTRGAWTEPREFSGLLKTYLGVTQDESGLHYLRPETAQGIFLNFANVVTSSRKKPPFGIAQIGKSFRNEITPGNFIFRTREFEQMEMEFFVKPGEDEEWHQYWIDERTRWYTGLGINPDNLRHYEHAQEKLSHYSKRTVDIEYRFNFAGSEWGELEGIANRTDFDLSTHSTASGTDLSYYDQANNERYMPYVIEPAAGLSRSLMTFLVDAYTEDEAPNTKGGVDKRVVLKLDRRLAPVKVAVLPLSRNADLSPKAKALAAELRQNWTIDFDDAGAIGRRYRRQDEIGTPFCVTVDFDTLEDDAVTVRERDTMQQERISLDGISRYFAERLLGC, from the coding sequence GTGGCCAAGGCCCCCGCCAGCACCGTCGACAACGTCGTCTCTCTCGCGAAGCGCCGGGGCTTCGTCTACCCGTGCGGCGAGATCTACGGCGGCACGCGCTCGGCCTGGGACTACGGACCGCTGGGCGTCGAGCTCAAGGACAACATCAAGCGCCAGTGGTGGAAGGCGATGGTCCAGGGCCGCGAGGATGTCGTCGGCCTCGACTCCTCGGTGATCCTGCCGCGGCAGACCTGGGAGGCATCGGGCCACGTCGAGACCTTCTCCGACCCGCTGACCGAGTGCCAGTCCTGCCACAAGCGCTACCGCGCCGACCACCTGCAGGAGGCGGCGTTCGAGAAGGACGGCTCCAAGAAGGGATGGGCCTCTCCCGACGACGTGCCGCTCACCGAGATCGTCTGCGTCAACTGCGGCACCCGCGGCGCCTGGACCGAGCCGCGTGAGTTCTCCGGCCTGCTGAAGACCTACCTCGGTGTCACCCAGGACGAGTCCGGCCTGCACTACCTGCGCCCCGAGACCGCCCAGGGCATCTTCCTCAACTTCGCCAACGTCGTGACCAGCAGCCGCAAGAAGCCGCCGTTCGGCATCGCGCAGATCGGCAAGTCCTTCCGCAACGAGATCACGCCGGGCAACTTCATCTTCCGCACCCGCGAGTTCGAGCAGATGGAGATGGAGTTCTTCGTCAAGCCGGGCGAGGATGAGGAGTGGCACCAGTACTGGATCGACGAGCGCACGCGGTGGTACACCGGCCTCGGCATCAACCCGGACAACCTGCGCCACTACGAGCACGCTCAGGAGAAGCTGAGCCACTACTCCAAGCGCACCGTCGACATCGAGTACCGCTTCAACTTCGCCGGGTCGGAGTGGGGCGAGCTCGAGGGCATCGCCAACCGCACCGACTTCGACCTGTCGACGCACAGCACGGCCTCGGGCACGGACCTCAGCTACTACGACCAGGCCAACAACGAGCGCTACATGCCCTACGTCATCGAGCCGGCGGCCGGCCTCTCGCGTTCGCTGATGACCTTCCTGGTCGACGCCTACACCGAGGATGAGGCGCCCAACACCAAGGGCGGCGTGGACAAGCGCGTCGTGCTGAAGCTCGACCGTCGCCTGGCGCCGGTCAAGGTCGCCGTGCTCCCGCTCAGCCGCAACGCGGACCTTTCGCCCAAGGCCAAGGCGCTGGCCGCCGAGCTGCGCCAGAACTGGACCATCGACTTCGACGACGCCGGCGCCATCGGCCGTCGCTACCGCCGCCAGGACGAGATCGGCACGCCGTTCTGCGTGACCGTCGACTTCGACACGCTCGAGGACGACGCGGTCACGGTCCGCGAGCGCGACACGATGCAGCAGGAGCGGATCAGCCTGGACGGCATCTCGCGCTACTTTGCGGAGCGCCTGCTCGGCTGCTGA
- a CDS encoding molybdopterin-dependent oxidoreductase, with translation MTDTTETTAAPAPVWQKSACILCECNCGIEVQVEDRHLIKIRGDKSHPGSEGYTCEKPLRLDRYQNGTERLTSPLRRRPDGSYEEISWETAITEIAGRLGTIKDEHGGDKIFFYGGGGQGNHLGATYSQSLQAALGVKYRSNALAQEKTGEMYVDGRLYGGHTKGDFEHAEVVVFIGKNPWQSHSFPRTRPVLKEMAADPGRCMVVIDPRRSETAAMADVHLQVKPGTDAWCIAALGATLVQEDLVDHDFIDNHTTGALPVLAAFAAVDIADYAARCGVPEELIRTTARRIASAKSVCTYEDLGTQQAPHSTLNSYMQKMLWILTGNFAKEGAMFLHSTFAPIAGGTPGGGGSKRPKSPVQRALAKAQATATDVVGGAAIRLPALLPEAIANPLAGAMRGPVGKVANGPSSPTGAARRPAADRRTPVTGARIIAGLVPANSIAEEILTDHPDRFRALWLDSTNPAHSLADSDSFRRAMETVDLSVVIDIAMTETARLADYVLPASTQFEKWECTFFNVDFPRNVFQLRKPAMEPLEGTLPEPEIYARLIRELAPVGESTLAPLRRAARRGRTQFAIAFFAAVAANPKLMGLAGYVLYETLGTTLPSGARGTASLWGVSQLCAMGNPDSVARAGFDGDGFAPGNKLFDRILEGEGVVFTVDDYDQAWNYTRRPDRRFTLEVPELLEHMRALATTPSDWTTEEFPFILAAGERRAFTANTIIRDPSWRRRDAHGALRINPEDAWALSVVTGDSVRVVTEKGSAVAQVEVTDQMQPGNCSLPNGMGVQHADGTPGVAPNELTSLHHRDFLAGTPWHKYVPARLERV, from the coding sequence ATGACCGACACCACCGAGACCACCGCCGCGCCCGCCCCCGTGTGGCAGAAGTCCGCCTGCATCCTCTGCGAGTGCAACTGCGGCATCGAGGTGCAGGTCGAGGACCGACACCTGATCAAGATCCGCGGCGACAAGTCGCACCCGGGCTCCGAGGGCTACACGTGCGAGAAGCCGCTGCGCCTCGACCGCTACCAGAACGGCACCGAGCGGCTCACCTCTCCCCTGCGCCGTCGCCCCGACGGCAGCTACGAGGAGATCTCGTGGGAGACCGCGATCACCGAGATCGCCGGTCGCCTCGGCACGATCAAGGACGAGCACGGCGGCGACAAGATCTTCTTCTACGGCGGAGGCGGACAGGGCAACCACCTCGGCGCGACGTACAGCCAGTCGCTGCAGGCCGCGCTCGGCGTGAAGTACCGCTCCAACGCACTCGCGCAGGAGAAGACCGGCGAGATGTACGTCGACGGCCGGCTCTACGGCGGCCACACGAAGGGCGACTTCGAGCACGCCGAGGTCGTGGTCTTCATCGGCAAGAACCCGTGGCAGTCGCACTCCTTCCCGCGCACCCGCCCGGTGCTCAAGGAGATGGCTGCCGACCCCGGCCGCTGCATGGTCGTGATCGACCCGCGCCGCAGCGAGACCGCCGCGATGGCCGACGTCCACCTCCAGGTGAAGCCCGGCACCGACGCCTGGTGCATCGCCGCGCTCGGCGCGACCCTGGTCCAGGAGGACCTGGTCGACCACGACTTCATCGACAACCACACGACCGGAGCGCTTCCCGTGCTGGCCGCGTTCGCGGCGGTCGACATCGCGGACTACGCCGCGCGCTGCGGCGTACCGGAGGAGCTGATCCGCACCACTGCCCGGCGCATCGCGTCGGCGAAGAGCGTGTGCACCTACGAGGACCTCGGCACCCAGCAGGCGCCGCACAGCACGCTCAACTCCTACATGCAGAAGATGCTCTGGATCCTCACCGGCAACTTCGCGAAGGAGGGTGCGATGTTCCTGCACTCGACGTTCGCCCCCATCGCCGGAGGTACGCCAGGTGGTGGCGGCAGCAAGCGTCCGAAGTCGCCCGTGCAGCGCGCCCTGGCCAAGGCGCAGGCGACCGCCACGGACGTGGTCGGCGGAGCAGCGATCCGGCTGCCTGCGCTGCTTCCCGAAGCCATCGCCAACCCTCTCGCCGGCGCCATGCGTGGCCCTGTGGGCAAGGTCGCCAACGGACCGTCCAGCCCCACCGGTGCCGCCCGCCGGCCCGCCGCCGACCGGCGTACCCCGGTCACGGGCGCGCGGATCATCGCCGGCCTGGTGCCCGCCAACTCGATCGCCGAGGAGATCCTGACCGACCACCCGGACCGGTTCCGCGCGCTCTGGCTCGACAGCACGAACCCGGCCCACTCGCTGGCCGACTCGGACTCCTTCCGTCGCGCGATGGAAACCGTCGACCTCAGCGTCGTCATCGACATCGCGATGACGGAGACGGCGCGACTGGCCGACTACGTGCTGCCCGCGAGCACGCAGTTCGAGAAGTGGGAGTGCACGTTCTTCAACGTCGACTTCCCGCGCAACGTGTTCCAGCTGCGCAAGCCGGCGATGGAGCCGCTCGAGGGCACGCTGCCCGAGCCCGAGATCTATGCCCGCCTGATCCGCGAGCTCGCCCCGGTCGGCGAGTCGACCCTCGCTCCCCTCCGTCGCGCGGCTCGTCGTGGCCGGACCCAGTTCGCGATCGCCTTCTTCGCAGCCGTCGCCGCCAACCCGAAGCTGATGGGACTGGCCGGCTACGTGCTCTACGAGACGCTCGGCACCACACTGCCCTCGGGCGCCCGAGGAACAGCGTCGCTGTGGGGCGTCAGCCAGCTCTGCGCCATGGGCAACCCCGATTCGGTCGCCCGGGCCGGCTTCGACGGCGACGGCTTCGCCCCCGGCAACAAGCTCTTCGACCGGATCCTGGAGGGCGAGGGCGTCGTCTTCACCGTCGACGACTACGACCAGGCCTGGAACTACACCCGCCGCCCGGACCGCCGGTTCACCCTCGAGGTGCCCGAGCTCCTCGAGCACATGCGCGCGCTCGCCACCACCCCGAGCGACTGGACGACCGAGGAGTTCCCGTTCATCCTCGCGGCCGGCGAGCGCCGCGCGTTCACCGCCAACACGATCATCCGCGACCCCTCCTGGCGCCGCCGCGATGCCCACGGCGCGCTCCGGATCAACCCCGAGGATGCCTGGGCGCTCAGCGTCGTCACGGGCGACTCCGTCCGCGTGGTCACCGAGAAGGGCTCGGCAGTGGCCCAGGTCGAGGTCACCGACCAGATGCAACCAGGCAACTGCTCCCTGCCCAACGGGATGGGCGTCCAGCACGCCGACGGCACGCCCGGAGTCGCCCCCAACGAGCTCACGTCGCTGCACCATCGCGACTTCCTCGCCGGTACGCCGTGGCACAAGTACGTCCCCGCCCGACTCGAGCGGGTGTGA
- a CDS encoding TetR/AcrR family transcriptional regulator — MTSPRDAMLDSAIALFRQRGIADTSVRDIVEHSGAPRGSVYHHFPGGKEQLAAEATERAGSFIALLLATLEKRPPAEAIASFVGYWSSSMTHNEFRDGCPAAAAALSDDAPAAREAAATAFSRWEEILTSALIARGRAADDAESLATLSIAAIEGALILSRAQESNEPLRKVGAQLRALLADQPGKGDASAPN, encoded by the coding sequence ATGACCAGCCCCCGCGACGCGATGCTCGACAGCGCGATCGCGCTGTTCCGGCAGCGCGGGATCGCGGACACCTCCGTGCGCGACATCGTCGAGCACAGCGGTGCACCCCGCGGGTCGGTCTACCACCACTTCCCCGGCGGGAAGGAGCAGCTGGCGGCCGAGGCGACCGAGCGGGCGGGCAGCTTCATCGCCCTGTTGCTGGCGACGCTCGAGAAGCGTCCTCCTGCGGAGGCGATCGCGAGCTTCGTCGGCTACTGGAGCTCCTCGATGACCCACAACGAGTTCCGCGACGGCTGTCCCGCGGCAGCAGCCGCGCTGTCCGACGACGCTCCCGCGGCACGTGAGGCTGCCGCGACCGCATTCAGTCGTTGGGAGGAGATCCTCACCTCCGCCCTGATCGCGCGCGGTCGTGCTGCCGACGACGCGGAGTCGCTGGCCACCCTCTCGATCGCCGCGATCGAGGGAGCGCTGATCCTCAGCCGGGCCCAGGAGTCCAACGAACCGCTGCGGAAGGTCGGCGCACAGCTGCGGGCACTGCTCGCCGACCAGCCAGGCAAGGGCGACGCCTCGGCCCCGAATTGA
- a CDS encoding metal ABC transporter substrate-binding protein, with the protein MTSPATRLRTTAALTALLAGSALGLTACGSDDAGTGRVQVVAAFYPLQYVAERVAGEHAEVQNLTQPGKEPHDLELAPNQVAAIADAELVIFESDFQAAVDDAVKENRDGPSVDAAKAVELAPAVDHSEEGHADEEAGHGDEEAGHDEHEHGALDPHFWQDPLKMVELTEAVAKELATVDPDNAADYTANAAALTTDLRTLDGEFTTGLADCARDTVVVNHDAFSYLDRYGIHLEPIAGMSPDAEPTAHDLATLHDLIKEHGITTVFSETLVSKKTAEALAGDLGITTAVLDPLEGLSASAEDNGGDYLTVMRQNLAALQKANAC; encoded by the coding sequence ATGACTTCGCCTGCCACGCGCCTGCGCACGACAGCCGCCCTCACCGCCCTCCTTGCCGGGTCCGCGCTCGGGCTCACCGCCTGCGGGAGCGACGACGCCGGGACTGGTCGTGTCCAGGTCGTCGCCGCGTTCTACCCGCTGCAGTACGTCGCAGAGCGCGTGGCAGGCGAGCACGCCGAGGTCCAGAACCTCACGCAGCCCGGCAAGGAACCGCACGACCTCGAGCTGGCCCCCAACCAGGTTGCTGCCATCGCCGACGCCGAGCTCGTCATCTTCGAGTCGGACTTCCAGGCTGCCGTCGACGACGCCGTGAAGGAGAACCGCGACGGTCCGAGCGTCGATGCCGCCAAGGCCGTCGAGCTGGCCCCGGCCGTCGACCACTCCGAGGAGGGCCACGCCGACGAGGAGGCCGGTCACGGGGACGAGGAAGCCGGGCACGACGAGCACGAGCACGGCGCTCTCGATCCACACTTCTGGCAGGACCCGCTGAAGATGGTCGAGCTCACCGAGGCAGTCGCGAAGGAGCTCGCAACGGTCGATCCCGACAATGCCGCCGACTACACCGCGAACGCCGCGGCACTCACCACGGACCTGCGGACGCTCGACGGCGAGTTCACGACCGGCCTCGCCGACTGCGCACGCGACACCGTCGTCGTCAACCACGATGCGTTCAGCTACCTCGACCGCTATGGCATCCACCTGGAGCCGATCGCCGGCATGTCTCCGGATGCCGAACCGACGGCACACGACCTCGCCACTCTCCATGACCTGATCAAGGAGCACGGCATCACCACGGTCTTCTCCGAGACCCTGGTCAGCAAGAAGACGGCCGAAGCACTTGCCGGCGACCTCGGCATCACGACTGCTGTTCTCGACCCGCTTGAGGGCCTCAGCGCCAGCGCGGAGGACAATGGCGGCGACTACCTGACCGTCATGCGCCAGAACCTCGCCGCCCTCCAGAAGGCCAACGCCTGTTGA
- a CDS encoding metal ABC transporter ATP-binding protein: protein MSTSPAPDPAVGNTVVDVRGVSVTIAGRPVLRGVDLSVESGEFVALMGANGSGKSTLVRAITGLRPLASGEVRLFGTPQERFHQRYRLGFVPQRLGAGGGVPASVWEVVSSGRLTRRRWLRPLMNADRVAIRAALEVVGLEDRVRDGVGTLSGGQQQRVLIARALAGEPELLFLDEPTAGVDLPNQIALAEALGLLKSRGATIVLVAHELGPLAPLVDRAVVMRDGRVAYDGPPIADHEVHGPLFGDPHTHHHHADTTHRPHAPQVASPFDSSEDPR from the coding sequence TTGAGCACCTCACCTGCCCCTGACCCCGCCGTCGGCAACACTGTTGTCGACGTGCGGGGTGTCTCCGTCACGATCGCGGGACGGCCCGTGCTCCGTGGCGTGGACCTGAGCGTTGAATCCGGCGAGTTCGTGGCGCTGATGGGCGCCAACGGGTCGGGCAAGTCCACGCTGGTGCGGGCCATCACCGGCCTGCGCCCGCTGGCCAGCGGCGAGGTCCGGCTCTTCGGCACACCCCAGGAGCGCTTCCACCAGCGCTACCGCCTCGGCTTCGTCCCGCAGCGCCTGGGGGCCGGCGGCGGCGTACCTGCCTCGGTGTGGGAGGTCGTCTCGTCCGGACGCCTCACGCGCCGGCGCTGGCTCCGGCCGCTGATGAACGCCGACCGGGTGGCGATCCGTGCCGCACTCGAGGTCGTCGGCCTCGAGGACCGCGTGCGTGACGGCGTCGGCACCCTCTCCGGCGGCCAGCAGCAGCGGGTGCTGATCGCGCGCGCCCTGGCCGGCGAACCGGAGCTGCTCTTCCTCGATGAGCCGACCGCCGGCGTGGACCTCCCCAACCAGATCGCGCTGGCCGAAGCCCTGGGCCTCCTCAAGTCGCGCGGAGCGACGATCGTGCTGGTAGCCCACGAGCTGGGCCCCCTCGCTCCGCTCGTCGACCGGGCGGTCGTCATGCGTGACGGCCGGGTCGCGTACGACGGTCCGCCGATCGCCGACCACGAGGTGCACGGACCGCTCTTCGGCGACCCTCACACGCACCACCACCACGCAGACACGACCCACCGGCCGCACGCGCCCCAGGTCGCCTCGCCGTTCGACAGCAGCGAGGACCCGCGATGA
- a CDS encoding metal ABC transporter permease: protein MSLLEMFTYPFMVKALIAAFFSGLASPAIGTYLVQKRLSLMGDGIGHVAVTGVALGLLTGASPTWTAVAVAILGAVTIELIRERGNTNGDLALALLFYGGIAAGLMITGIAGQSAQTLNSFLFGGLLSINWGDVFVTIVLASVVLLLCIGLGPQLFAVAQDAEFARVAGLRVRFYNLLVAVLAAVTVTVAMRTVGLLLVSALMVVPVATAQQVTRSFRTTLAAAMGLGVFAALAGLIISAYVSSTVTVQSGPSIVLVALGCFVLAWPTGSLLRRRQRLREPFAPLAPLGHEISDEHPHQHGDDCGHPAIPHGDHVDYVHNGHRHAAHGEHYDEH from the coding sequence ATGAGCCTGCTCGAGATGTTCACCTACCCGTTCATGGTCAAGGCCCTGATTGCGGCCTTCTTCTCCGGCCTGGCCTCCCCCGCCATCGGCACGTACCTGGTGCAGAAGCGGCTCTCCCTGATGGGCGACGGCATCGGCCACGTGGCCGTCACCGGAGTCGCGCTCGGACTGCTCACGGGCGCCTCTCCGACCTGGACGGCAGTGGCCGTCGCGATCCTCGGCGCGGTGACGATCGAGCTGATCCGGGAGCGGGGCAACACCAACGGTGACCTCGCCCTCGCGTTGCTCTTCTACGGCGGCATCGCGGCGGGCCTGATGATCACCGGCATCGCGGGGCAGAGCGCCCAGACCCTCAACTCGTTCCTCTTCGGGGGGCTGCTGAGCATCAACTGGGGTGATGTCTTCGTCACGATCGTGCTGGCCTCCGTCGTGCTGCTGCTGTGCATCGGACTCGGCCCGCAGCTCTTCGCGGTGGCGCAGGACGCCGAGTTCGCGAGGGTGGCGGGTCTCCGCGTGCGCTTCTACAACCTGCTCGTCGCCGTGCTCGCAGCCGTGACTGTCACGGTCGCGATGCGCACGGTGGGTCTCCTGCTCGTCTCGGCCCTGATGGTCGTGCCGGTCGCCACCGCCCAGCAGGTCACGCGGTCGTTCCGCACCACGCTCGCGGCGGCCATGGGACTCGGCGTGTTCGCCGCGCTCGCCGGCCTGATCATCTCGGCGTACGTGTCCTCGACCGTCACCGTGCAATCCGGCCCGTCGATCGTGCTCGTGGCGCTGGGCTGCTTCGTCCTGGCCTGGCCCACCGGCTCGCTGCTCCGGCGTCGTCAGCGCCTGCGCGAGCCGTTCGCGCCGCTGGCACCCCTCGGCCACGAGATCAGTGACGAGCACCCGCACCAGCACGGCGACGACTGCGGCCACCCGGCCATCCCCCACGGCGATCACGTCGACTACGTCCACAACGGCCACCGCCACGCAGCGCACGGAGAGCACTATGACGAGCACTGA
- a CDS encoding Fur family transcriptional regulator, with translation MTSTEHSHGHRHDAAPGPANTVRPTRQRRAVSEVMSTFDDFRSAQEIHALLTERGEAVGLATVYRTLQLLSESGEVDMLRTEDGESAIYRRCHLAERHHHHLVCRHCGATVEVEGPAVEKWTESIAAEHGFSEIAHTLELFGTCPRCAAEAAAAGNPAGA, from the coding sequence ATGACGAGCACTGAGCACTCGCACGGCCACCGGCACGACGCAGCTCCCGGACCGGCCAACACGGTTCGGCCCACCCGCCAGCGTCGCGCCGTGTCCGAGGTGATGTCGACCTTCGACGACTTCCGCAGCGCCCAGGAGATCCACGCCCTCCTGACCGAGCGCGGCGAGGCGGTTGGCCTGGCCACCGTCTACCGGACGCTGCAGCTGCTCAGTGAGTCCGGCGAGGTCGACATGCTCCGGACCGAGGACGGCGAGTCGGCGATCTACCGACGCTGCCACCTCGCCGAGCGACACCACCATCACCTGGTCTGCCGGCACTGCGGGGCGACCGTCGAGGTCGAGGGTCCTGCGGTCGAGAAGTGGACGGAGTCGATCGCGGCCGAGCACGGCTTCTCCGAGATCGCGCACACGCTGGAGCTGTTCGGCACCTGCCCGCGGTGTGCAGCCGAGGCCGCGGCCGCAGGGAACCCGGCCGGGGCCTGA
- a CDS encoding isoprenyl transferase yields the protein MQHRSRAAVRREPARLPQPHVSGATPPAIPAEFVPEHVAIVMDGNGRWAKERGLPRNAGHAQGEFALFDVVEGAIELGIKAISVYAFSTENWSRSPEEVRYLMGFNRDVVRRRRDEMHDLGVRVRWAGRAPRLWRSVLKELAVAEELTQGNDVLTLTMCINYGGRPELVDATRAIAREVAAGRLNPERIDEKTIGKHLYVPEFPDADLVWRTSGEQRLSNFMTWQSAYSEFVFSDVLWPDVDRTHLWAAVEEYARRDRRYGGAVPNQV from the coding sequence GTGCAACACCGATCCCGAGCGGCCGTCCGTCGCGAACCCGCGCGCCTCCCGCAGCCCCATGTCTCCGGCGCGACGCCGCCCGCCATCCCGGCCGAGTTCGTTCCCGAGCACGTCGCGATCGTCATGGACGGCAACGGCCGATGGGCCAAGGAGCGCGGGCTGCCCCGCAACGCCGGCCACGCGCAGGGGGAGTTCGCGCTCTTCGACGTCGTCGAGGGTGCGATCGAGCTCGGCATCAAGGCCATCTCGGTCTATGCCTTCTCGACGGAGAACTGGTCGCGCTCGCCTGAGGAGGTCCGCTACCTGATGGGCTTCAACCGCGACGTCGTACGCCGTCGGCGCGACGAGATGCACGACCTCGGTGTGCGGGTGCGCTGGGCCGGCCGGGCTCCGCGGCTGTGGCGCTCGGTGCTCAAGGAGCTGGCCGTCGCCGAGGAGCTCACCCAGGGCAACGACGTCCTGACGCTGACGATGTGCATCAACTACGGCGGTCGTCCGGAGCTGGTCGACGCGACGCGTGCGATCGCCCGCGAGGTGGCTGCCGGCCGGCTCAACCCCGAGCGCATCGACGAGAAGACGATCGGGAAGCACCTCTACGTGCCCGAGTTCCCGGACGCCGACCTGGTCTGGCGCACGTCGGGGGAGCAGCGGCTCTCCAACTTCATGACCTGGCAGTCGGCGTACTCCGAGTTCGTCTTCAGCGACGTGTTGTGGCCCGACGTCGACCGGACCCACCTGTGGGCAGCCGTGGAGGAGTACGCCCGCCGCGATCGTCGCTACGGCGGAGCGGTCCCCAACCAGGTCTGA
- a CDS encoding MarR family winged helix-turn-helix transcriptional regulator, whose amino-acid sequence MVQPKNTNDVIEQQLFKLMRRSNAIHVTTASGEVELERSSYGILCLLADEGPQRLGAIAGAFHLDPSTVTRQAQTVVRLGLAEKAPDPDDRRATVLSLTKIGRESIAAVRTFRRQALDLLLGDWSGTELETFAALLGKFNGTIDRWESGALPPEISEHPLGKPGS is encoded by the coding sequence ATGGTGCAGCCCAAGAACACGAACGACGTGATCGAGCAGCAGCTCTTCAAGCTGATGCGCCGCTCCAATGCGATCCACGTGACCACTGCCAGTGGCGAGGTCGAGCTCGAGCGGTCCAGCTACGGCATCCTGTGCCTGCTGGCCGACGAGGGGCCGCAGCGGCTCGGCGCGATCGCGGGAGCGTTCCACCTGGACCCCTCGACCGTCACCCGGCAGGCGCAGACCGTCGTGCGCCTCGGTCTGGCCGAGAAGGCCCCGGACCCGGACGACCGTCGCGCGACCGTCCTCAGCCTCACCAAGATCGGCCGCGAGTCGATCGCTGCCGTGCGCACCTTCCGCCGCCAGGCCCTCGACCTGCTCCTGGGCGACTGGTCCGGGACCGAGCTCGAGACGTTCGCCGCCCTGCTGGGCAAGTTCAACGGGACCATCGACCGGTGGGAGTCGGGCGCGTTGCCGCCCGAGATCTCCGAGCACCCGCTGGGCAAGCCGGGCTCCTGA